The genomic region GTCTCAAATAAATACGGCCAAATAATTTGCAATCGCGACAGGAATAAGAAACGAAAAATTGGGGAATAGTAATCCAATGATATTGGCCTGGTTGCTTGCCGTGGATCGATAGGCGAGTGTATAATCCAGGAAGCCGCTTACCGCGTCGTTCCGCTGCTTTCCCCGCAGGTAGTCCGATGAGTCACCCATGCGGCGGAAAGACCCGTCATGCCCGATTCTAATCCAATGACCGTCCTCAATGTGGACGACAACGAGCAAAAGCGATATATTGTTACCCGCATGCTTCGCGCGGAAGGTTTTAACGTCATCGAAGCGGAGAACGGGACGGAGGCGCTGCGCATGGCTCAGGATCAACCAGACCTGATCGTGCTCGATGTCAAGCTTCCGGATATCAGCGGCTTTGAAGTCTGCCAGATCCTCAAGGCGGACCCCGAAACGAACTCCATTCCCGTGCTCCACCTGTCGGCCCATTACACCAAAAGCGGCGACCGCAGCGAGGGACTGGACCGCGGGGCGGACGCGTATCTTACTCACCCCGTGCATCAGCAGGAACTGGCCTCCACCGTGCGCGCCCTGCTGCGTATGCGCACGGCGGAGAACAATGCCAAGGCGCTTTACGAGCGCGAGCGCCGAATTGCCGAAACCCTCCAGCGCGCCCTGCTTCTCACGGTTCCCAGCGACACCTATCCCGGCCTCGACGTCTCCACGTTTTACCATCCCGCCTGGGAAGAAGCAAGCATCGCGGGCGACTTCTTCGACACCTTCGCGCTGCCCGGCGGCAAGGTGGCGCTGGCGGTGGGCGATGCGTCCGGCAAGGGACTGGCGGCCGCCGCGCATACTGCGGAAGTGAAATATGCGCTGCGCGCGATCCTGCATGAAACGCCGCAGCCCGACCTGGCCCTTTCCCGCCTCAATGATTTCCTGTGCCACTCTTATCACACACACGGCTATGGACTGGAGCTGGTGGTGGCGCTGGCCGTCGCGGTGGTGGATCTGACGGCCGGCGAAGTGCGGTTCGCCTCGGCGGGCGCGGAGCCTCCCCTGCTTTTGAGCGGCGGCGGCGTCTCGGAATCGATGACGGTCGGCGGCCTGCCGCTGGGCGTATACGCCGGGGTCGAATATTCGGTGCAGACGAAGATGTTGGAGATTGGCGACACCATTCTAATTACA from Capsulimonas corticalis harbors:
- a CDS encoding PP2C family protein-serine/threonine phosphatase; protein product: MPDSNPMTVLNVDDNEQKRYIVTRMLRAEGFNVIEAENGTEALRMAQDQPDLIVLDVKLPDISGFEVCQILKADPETNSIPVLHLSAHYTKSGDRSEGLDRGADAYLTHPVHQQELASTVRALLRMRTAENNAKALYERERRIAETLQRALLLTVPSDTYPGLDVSTFYHPAWEEASIAGDFFDTFALPGGKVALAVGDASGKGLAAAAHTAEVKYALRAILHETPQPDLALSRLNDFLCHSYHTHGYGLELVVALAVAVVDLTAGEVRFASAGAEPPLLLSGGGVSESMTVGGLPLGVYAGVEYSVQTKMLEIGDTILITTDGITEARRNGDFLDYEGFIELAERFQHSPKTKQYGEAIVEEARAFTGGKFQDDVCLLIARRV